The Epinephelus lanceolatus isolate andai-2023 chromosome 13, ASM4190304v1, whole genome shotgun sequence genomic interval AGACAATAGCAACAAAAGGAGGCACACAAGATTTTGTTCGCATTGATTACCTGAAATACTGTACTGTTTTGGTAATAACACCTGGCTGTATGTGTTGACGTTTGTGGTTGCACATAGCAAAATGCAACATCAGAACATTGAACTTTAAGAAATACAGTTTGGGGAACACAGGAACACATCAAATCTCTATCTGTATGTCCTCCTGAAACCCTGTGTcctcatcacattttgggtttaccggaccttatacttcattctacttaacttagacctctTATCCTAATCCCTTTTTTGTCCCATCtggtggtagtaagagcacaatacacttaTCCATAAAAgaaagatggcagccatctctgccaagcaAAGTAGCCAGTCCCGACACAGAAGTGGACAAGGCCCAAAACTTGATCATATTTtttggttgaaacttgtttatttatgatcagtaatgtttgtagtttgatatggcaacacatttgaccaaCTTGCAATGTTAACAagataagacactgttaattagtaCTCGTTTGAAGGCACTGGGAATTTATCAGTTCGCtgaaggacattgggactttgttatcgtcttgtttgaggacattgggactttattatcgtcttgtttgaggacattgggactttactgtcgtctcgtttgaggacattgggacttttttatcatgttgtttgaggacattgggactttattatcgtctcgtttgaggacattagaACTTTATTATTGTCCTGTTTGAGGACATTCGGACCTTATTATCATTctttttgaggacattgggactttattatggtcttctttgaggacattgggactttattatggtcttgtttgaggacattgggactttattatcgttaTGTtttaggacattgggactttattatcatctcgtttgaggacattggaatTTTACTGTTGTCTCGTATAAGAACAATGGGACTTAATAATCATCTCTTTGATgacattgggactttgttatcgttctgtttgaggacattgtgacTTTACTGTTGTCTCttctgaggacattgggactttactgTTGTCTCGTCTGAGGACATTTGGACTTTATTCTTGTTGACGATCTTTATTtattatacttatcaggtcctactgatcccaaatagctagtagtaattaaaaacacatacgAAATAAAAGTTCGATTTCTCAGGAGTATAGGTATGCTTATTGTCATCAGACCAATAGGTGTTGGACAGTCAATGACAGCCCTCTCATATTGTCGCTTTTGTATCGTATCATATTTGTTCACTAACATTTGTCTCTTTTTTAGACTCAAGCCATTAAGGTGATCTATGCCTACGGACTAACAGATGAGATTGCTTACCACGCGGCCCGTAGAGGCACCAAGGAACTCAACCTGCTGAACTTTATGCCCAGGACGACCATAACCAGCCTCAAATATATCAATGCCACAGTGGAAAATGTAGGAATAACAGATACTGATGGTAGACAAGGAATGTTTGTGggaaaataaatagatttttcataattttataGTGTATCTGAGATACGTTACagttgtcactttttttttttttcagtatttggaTGAATGAACGGGAAAcaattcaaaaaataaaaacaattctgATGCGAGTAGTCATCCAAATTAAGAAGAAGACTAACTGTGTTCtgtttatctttatcttttgcAGATCACTATCCCTGCTAAATCTACTTACTACCACTGCAAGGTCATGAAGTTTCCTCCcttacacacaaaacatcacATATATCAGGTAATTTCATCCTTTATTCATGTTACTGTCATCACACTTCAGTCACCTTTAATCAAGATCAGCAATTAAAGGTTATTATTTGCATGAGATGTTTGATTTAGACATAATACTACTCAGATTTTAAGTGAATTGGGGTTACAAATGCAAAACAAGTCTGACAAAAGCAGCAAGAGTGATAATCCATCATTGTTAACTCAACCCTCAaaacaaaagccataactgaatttagGGAATTTGATTTATCTGTTGATGTTTATAGGCTAGTTCAAAACTGTATCAATATGAGAGTTATGGAATCTCGCATACTGATAGgctaaatttatttttttaattttacatttaatgttACTTATTATTTGATGTGCATAAATAAAGGGCCCTGACATACCAAGCAGACAGTTGGCTGTGGGTCAAAATTGGGCTGTCGATTAgggtctgttgccctagtttggTAGTGTGTCCCACACTACTGGCGCTAGTTGGCCCGAGTTATTCAGCATGTTAAATCGGCATCGGAGAAGGCAGAGTCCACTGGGGAGTGAAaactctctgattggctgttcagctcagcacaACAAGAGAAACATAAGTGAGGTAAGTAAACAATCAgcttaagtcaagagggagtaAGGTCAAAATAAACTTGCTATATCAACTAAAATaatgtttgtaattgtttgtgttattatttgcTTGATCACAATAAATGTCATCTCATCATTTCAGCaacaggttgtgttgttaatgtgctaagaGGCTAACTGTCGGTCATCAGCTTTCCGAATTATACATACTACTGCCCCCTGCTAGTATGGAGAGTTACTTCCTCCCAGGCAGGCGCAGATTGTACATGCTAGTTGCTTGTTATCTgtagtctttgtgtgtgttcaggtgcaactttcaGGCAAGAAACAGACAACATGAGGCAACACAAAAGTTGACTTTGTCACCACTGAgcctcactccaaagtcgttgaaatGTGGCacctgggcagtgacttgtggtgtcagcatgatacgcagccggttgCCGTTAGAGTTAGTTAGTtacagaacccattttcattccgatatcttgaggtgagagtacAAAGGACCCCTTTAGAAATGGCCATGCTAGTTGTTCCCtggccaaaatttagcctaactttggagcattagCAGACCCCTTCCTAGAAAGCTATGCTAACATGgttagcttaaaaaaaaatggcatgcCGCAGCCTCTCGCAGTATTTCAGCCTCCAGTTATTTTCACCAGGGGGCCCAGTGGAAGGCCAGCAACTGTATCAGGGAGGACATGCTGCCCCACCCCCCTTGGTGGTGCCATTGTTGTATACCATTCTCTAAACCTTCTGTACCAAATCTCTTCTTACTTTACCTCAGATTGAACCAGTGATTGAACACGCTGACCTCGTGCATCACATGCTGCTGTACCACTGCCCCCCCTTTGTGATGGAGCCGTACGACAAGCCGTGTTACATGGGCGACATAGGGGATCACTGCTTCCGGGTGGTGGCTGCATGGGGAGTGGGAGGAGGGGTGAGGGAGAATCTAGTGTCCATCTGTGAAAGTTTAGATTCATTTAGTTGTCGATCTTGTTGTGATGCTTGTTCTTGAACTGATCCACAGTTTTTCCCTGAACCCTCAGGTATTCGAGCTTCCAGAGTATGCAGGTATTCCTATTGGCGGTGCGGACTTAAATGATCAGTTTTTTCGGCTGGAAATCCACTACAATAACCCGAACAGTGACGAAAGTAAACACTGTAGATTCTTTTTCTTAATACATTTACAGGTACGCATATATTACTGGCTCCAAATCAGACATTTATAGAGTCTATGACAAATTAAATGGTTTAAGGAATGGCTCAAAATTAAAGAAGCAGAGGCCgagatatcctgactttaaGTCCCTGGTATGGGTCCCTGGGTCCTACACTTCCCATGATGCAACCAGTAGCATCTTTTTGTTTAACCCCTCCTGCCTTCCCCAGTTTGTAACACGGAATTCCCCTTGTAAGTGGCATatatatatccaggatgtcaaactgactcagcagcaacaacaggttaaaaagacaaagatagttagaagctaaagccgaactataggctacagatcacagtgtaaaagtgaaccaccacatcactgctgattgccacagaacacaatgaatataaagggaaactttgccgatAGTGAACCAgttgtgtggcatcacagtgtgtgcagatgaacagtgtttggcttcgcccccgtgctgctgccagcacctgatCTTCTGCAGCTGGACGAGCAGGGATCTctggggaagtcaaacaacgttcatctgcacacactgtgatgacacagagctggttgaatatcagcaaagtttccctgcttcccttcactggttcctgtacagcagggtcagtctttgtttcactgttataatcattaaaaagcaaaagcagcatgtgtatacattcagtaggctatatcttcagtagctagctagctaaccctacacttttcagggtttgattttggttttggaacagggaagaaacatatatctttttccaacctctccaggtaacgagtatcgaATATGAGACGGCccaatgctacgttatgattggccagtctacGTCTGGGGATggggcttagcgaagggtcaattacAATATGTCTAAAATTTATCATGTGATTTTGCCCAGTGACACTAAAatgaaactgcctaccccagctttaaaacagtactacatactgtatatacaaaGTAATGGAGCACATGTCTTATCGTATTGTATTTCATTCTATGCTTTCTCTTAATCACATGACCAAGATGCAGTGTTTTTAAACTCCTACATGTCTCCATATAGATAGGACAGACAGCTCAGGACTGAGACTGCACTATACAGCTGAACTCCGACAAAATGATGTGGGCATCCTGCACACAGGTGTGATGATAAGTCATCGAACACCCTACAACATCCCCCCAAGAGCTGCTCAATTCCACACCTATGGTGTGTGTAATACCAGTCTGTTTTCTCAGGTCTGTAGTGGTTTAATATGAATTTCAAATTGGGATAAGTTACGTTTAGTTTTGGTTGCTTATGACCCTGTTCCTTATAATGTTTGCTTTCCACCCCAAGCTTGTGAATCCTGTGCCTGACCTTCATGTGTTTGCTGTGATGCTGCACACTCACTTGGCTGGGAGGAAAGTCAGAGTTGCCCACTACAggtaagacagagagaggggtcTTCAATTATGTCAGTCAATATctaagatgaagaagaagaattaaaacacagtaacaaattgtCAAGGGAATGTATAAGAATCagcaaaaaaggcacaaaacacctccaaagagacacaaaagaacaacaaaaacaaccaaaagaagCAAAACACCCACAAAGTCTGCAGGCGTTTCTCAATACCAAGTACGCCAAATTCGGACTTGCGCACTTGGGAGTTCGGACTTGGCAAGTTCGACACGGGAGTACAAACTCCCAAGGACGGCTGCCATTGCCGTTAGTCTGTGAGAAATGCATTctgggatacctggctgtcaAAAGTCCACACAAGTCACCTCCCGATGCATCCCCGATGGAACGGGCAGAGCAAGTTCACATCACATGTGACTGATGACGTCCGCAAGAACATAAGTACAGGCAAGAACACAGATTGAGAAATGActtgtgtgtcttgctcctatgcaggagaggtggtggggtcCTCGgcctgtctgtgcccaggggctcactgtctcataatccacccctAGCTGTGTACCagagttttcttgtaaacataatattatgtcATGTGTCTTGGTCTCTGTAGAGACGGAAAGCAAATAGACTTCTTGGCCTTGGATGAGAACTTCAACTTCGAGATACAGCAGGGCATCTGTTTGGGAGCTGTCAAGACCATCAAGCCGGTAAGTCTCCATTGCATCTATGCCCAAATATGTTACAAggctgttttcagttatttatcACGTATTTGGGCTGTTAAAACTATATAATATTAACGGTGCCCTCTATAATTTATGATGTCAAATTACTTGCCTCCCATTACAGGGTGATGAGATTGCAGTGGAGTGCACCTACAGTACAATCGATCGCACCAAAGTCACCACGGTAGGTAAACACTGTATGACCTTTTgctaatacacacacaatgtgctttaaatcagtggtttccagctggtccagccacagggtccagatttttcCTCAGTCATTTGTTCATGTAAGCATAATCATAATCATACCAAAATCTGTCCCTCCTTTGTTGATCTATACCGGACCCAGAAGTCGTCCTATTGGGACCCAAACCTATAACCGGTATCTAATTACTTTCAGTCACGTTAACCCTTAAACACATTTTGAGTTTCATATACCTTTGGAAAGAGGAGATTCTTTGCTTTCTAATTATATCCTTATTGTTTTTGTACTTCAAATACTAAGCAAAATAcattacatcacattacattaTGATTGTCTCCTGAGGAAGGGTCTGGAGTGTCAGGTGTTGACTGAACATTTTTCTCCCTCAGATGGGGTTAGCAACTACTGATGAGATGTGTCTGGCCTTCCTGCTATACTACCCTGCAATACCGATCAGCACATGTGTTAGCCACCCGAATACAAGGTATCTTTCGATGAACACAACCCtaatatttctgctgagtctGGACCTGGCAGCAGTGATGGTTTAAAGTAGCTTACAGGTTATATACATTATATTTTTTACAAGCAGATGTCTCTTGGTTTGCTCTTTTTCAGCAGCTCTGATAGATTGTCCATAGTGCCCCCCACTTCAGACCCGGATGACATTGCTGCACAGGAGATGTTCCTAAAGAGCGTTAAACAAATGCAGTTAGTCAGTGATGACGATGTAAGTAACAGTCTGAATATTTCTCTGTATTTTCTCTTCTACCTCCAGCCTAATAATGACGTTTCTGTTGAGgatttgttgtctttttaaaggtccagtgtgcaggatttagggggatatctTGGCAAATTGGAAAATAATATgataagcatgttttctttcttgtataataacctgaaaataagaatcatgtttTCGTTAC includes:
- the LOC117270865 gene encoding DBH-like monooxygenase protein 2 homolog isoform X1, with product MATESMDRELSLKISSTGIMLSLLSFLCLFSVWTKTTGASDPNLPFMDYLDQNHLVCLKWGYDNLQGNITLKLIVNTTGWVSFGFSPNGGMKGSDIVIGGVGSSGTYFSDRHATGNTMPVVDEQQSYTLLSLNETDGQTIMTVKRTIQACDDKDFHITTQAIKVIYAYGLTDEIAYHAARRGTKELNLLNFMPRTTITSLKYINATVENITIPAKSTYYHCKVMKFPPLHTKHHIYQIEPVIEHADLVHHMLLYHCPPFVMEPYDKPCYMGDIGDHCFRVVAAWGVGGGVFELPEYAGIPIGGADLNDQFFRLEIHYNNPNSDENRTDSSGLRLHYTAELRQNDVGILHTGVMISHRTPYNIPPRAAQFHTYGVCNTSLFSQLVNPVPDLHVFAVMLHTHLAGRKVRVAHYRDGKQIDFLALDENFNFEIQQGICLGAVKTIKPGDEIAVECTYSTIDRTKVTTMGLATTDEMCLAFLLYYPAIPISTCVSHPNTSSSDRLSIVPPTSDPDDIAAQEMFLKSVKQMQLVSDDDVNFAFSGDGIVREMMKTPTVTCQNNSASKVGTSWILNPAGIVLLLLWIATM
- the LOC117270865 gene encoding DBH-like monooxygenase protein 2 homolog isoform X2, whose product is MDYLDQNHLVCLKWGYDNLQGNITLKLIVNTTGWVSFGFSPNGGMKGSDIVIGGVGSSGTYFSDRHATGNTMPVVDEQQSYTLLSLNETDGQTIMTVKRTIQACDDKDFHITTQAIKVIYAYGLTDEIAYHAARRGTKELNLLNFMPRTTITSLKYINATVENITIPAKSTYYHCKVMKFPPLHTKHHIYQIEPVIEHADLVHHMLLYHCPPFVMEPYDKPCYMGDIGDHCFRVVAAWGVGGGVFELPEYAGIPIGGADLNDQFFRLEIHYNNPNSDENRTDSSGLRLHYTAELRQNDVGILHTGVMISHRTPYNIPPRAAQFHTYGVCNTSLFSQLVNPVPDLHVFAVMLHTHLAGRKVRVAHYRDGKQIDFLALDENFNFEIQQGICLGAVKTIKPGDEIAVECTYSTIDRTKVTTMGLATTDEMCLAFLLYYPAIPISTCVSHPNTSSSDRLSIVPPTSDPDDIAAQEMFLKSVKQMQLVSDDDVNFAFSGDGIVREMMKTPTVTCQNNSASKVGTSWILNPAGIVLLLLWIATM